Genomic window (Chloroflexota bacterium):
TCTTGCAGCAACGAATAAAGGAGAATGTCGAGGCATTGAACGCTTGCCTGGCAGAGACTCCTGCTTTTATAAAAGCAGTTGCGCTGGTTAAAGAGTGTTTATCCAGTGGGGGCAAGATCTTGTTTTGTGGCAACGGTGGTAGCGCAGCAAATGCATCCCACCTTGTGAATGACTTTACAGGCCATATGTACTTCGACCGTCCCCCATTGACCGCAATTTCCCTAGCAGACAATATTTCCACAATAACTGCCACAGCCAATGACTATAGTTATGACCAAATTTTTAGTCGCCAAGTAGAGAGTCTGGGTCGACGTGGGGATATCTTGATTTGCTTCTCCACTAGTGGCAACTCTCCCAATGTGCTCCTGGCAGCGGAGGTCGCGAAGGCAAAAGGGATGTTAGTCATTGGCTTTACCAACAAGGAGGGGGGAAAACTAGCCAAGCTGGCTGACATCTGGCTGCGTGCGGACTCGCTCAGCGCAGCCTGCTCCGAGCATGTGCACCTTATCATGATGCACACGCTTGGAGAGTGCGTGGAGAAGTTGATATACAGCGATTGTCCTCCTTGGGTATCAAAAAAGCAAACCACGGGATACGGCACATTGCTTGCTTGATCACGAAACGTCCGTATCTTATATCTATTCTCATTGGGCTGACAGAGCCCAGAGTCCATAGCAATGCAGGAGTTCACATATCTCAGGGAGGTGTGTTTATGGCTCAAATGACTTCACGGGAACGAGTCATGGCTGCTTTACATCACGAGGAACCGGACCGTGTCCCTTTTGATCTCGGTGGTAGTGGTACAACTAGCTTGACAATAGAGGCTTATGAAAACCTAAAGGCGTATGAAGGAATCTCGGCGCCCACGCAGATTATGTACAAGGCCTTCCGAGTTGCTAGGCTGGATGAGGAAACGATGCGTCGCTTGGGAAGCGACCTGCGACCTATCGTGATTAGGCCTCCGAAAAATTGGACCTCTCCGCCATCGGAGCCGGGTACCTTTGTGGATGAATTTGGAATCAAATGGCGTCAAGTTAATTACTCGAAGGGCTATTATTGGGAACTGGCAAGCCATCCATTGGCTAACGCAACTATCTCGGATCTGGATAGGTATCCTTGGCCTGATGCGGGTGATCCCGGCCGATACAAGGGATTAGCCGAAGAGGTTCGTGATCTCTTTGAACATACGCCATATGCACTGGTAGGTGACAGCGGATTCAAGGGGTTCTGGGAGCCTGCATCTATGCTGCGTGGTATGACTCAAGCGTTGATGGATCTGGTTCAAGACCCAGACTTTATACACGCATTGCTAGACAAACTGTTTGAATTGAACGCTGTTATCACGCAACGCTTCCTAGAGATTACTGGCCCCTATCTAGCAGCAATTCGCCTCGTTGATGACTTGGCTACACAGTCTGCTCCAATCATGTCCCCAGCGACCTACCGAGCGATGATCAAACCCTACCATAAGAAGTTCTGCGCACTGATTAGGCAGTACACAGATGCAATCATCGTTCTCCATTCCTGTGGGAACATCACTCTCCTGGTAGATGACCTGATTGATGCTGGTGTGCAAGCATTGAATCCAGTTCAAGTTTCAGCGATTCCTGATGTCGCTGGACTCAAAGCAAAATATGGAGATCGTTTGTCTTTTTGGGGTGGAATTGACAGCCAGCATGTGCTACCCCACGGGACGCCTGAGAATGTGCGTGAGGAAGTGGGACGGCGCATCCATCAATTAGGACAGGGAGGGGGCTACATCGCTGCTGCAGTACACAACATTCAGCCTGATGTTCCACCTCGTAATATTATCGCCATGAGCGAAGCAGTACGAGAACTAGGTGTGTATCCCATTCGGTAGATGACAATGACCATCTACTATTGGGATAATCACCTCTCAACAATGGTTTCTACTCTGGCTTACTCGCTACGCGAGAGCATGCAATAATTACCTCTTAAGACGGGTCAGCATCCTAAGAAGAATGACGCCATTCGTCTTCAATCATGCTTGATTGACTCATCGAATGCCATCTTAGAAGGAGCAAAATTCATCCTTTTCATGAACTCGCAGGCTTCGGTTGCTCCTAGGATACGATCCATGCCGGAATCTTCCCATTCGACGGAGAGCGGCCCTTGATAGCCTATCCAGTTGAGCATACGAACGATTTTATCAAAATCGACATCGCCGTGCCCCAGAGATACAAAGTTCCAGCCCCTGCGTGGATCACCGAATTTGAGGTGTGAGCCAAGGATTCCGCTCCTGCCATCAAGGTTAACATAGACATCTTTGACATGGACATGGTAAATCTTGTTTGCAAATGCCTGGAGAAAAACCACCGGATCCACCCCCTGCCAGACAAGGTGAGAAGGATCAAAATTGAATCCTAGCGTGTCACGATGGTCGAAAATTGCCAGCAATCTCTCTGCAGAGTAGTAGTCAAATGCTATTTCTGTGGGGTGAACTTCCAGTGCAAATTTGACGCCATACTTATCGAATTCGTCAAAAATAGGCGTCCATAGATCGCAGATTTGTTGAAAGCCCGCTTCGATCATCTCTTCACTAGTGGGTGGGAAAGAATACCAATACCTCCAAATGGGGGATCCCATAAAACCGTTAACGACCTGCACCCCAAATGCATATGCTGCTCTGGCAGCATACTTCATCTCTTCAATTGCCCATTCTCGAATCTCTAATGGCTTCCCAGCCAGTTCTACTGGTGCAAAACGATCGAGTCGAGGATCCCAGAGATCCCCCACGCATTGCCCAGCCAGGTGTGCACTAATGGCCCAACACCCCAGATCATACTTAGACAGGAGATCCTTGATCCTCCTGATATAAGCGGGATCGGTAGCGGCCTCGTGGGTGTCAAAATGTCCCCAAGTTGCCAGTTCTAATCCATCGTATCCCATTTGTTGGGCAAGTCTGCACATCTCTTCTAAAGGGAGGTCTGTCCACTGCCCTGTGAAGAGAGTAATGGGTCTTGTCATTCTGAAAGCCTCCTTAGCACTTGCTGATGGGCATGGTGTTATACATGTTCCGATGGCTAGTTACAGGTTTACCCAAATATTCCCGTTTGCCGAACTTTTGAGGCAGGCCTCAATGAACTTGATGCCTTGAACCCCATCGCTCACGGTGGGGAAATCAATCATATCGCTGTTGAAGCTGCCGGTTTGCTTGGCATGAATGCATTCAATGAAACTGCGATACAGATTCGCCATTGCCTCCAGCCAACCCTCAGGGTGGCCCTTAGGAAGCCTACCGTATTTAGCAGCCTCTGGAGCAATGGAACAATAGCCCTTGTGATGCTCAGTAAAGGGTGCTCCGTCCTGCTTGGCAATAATGACCTTTTCTGGATCTTCCTGAGACCAAAAGATAGCACCCTGGTCTCCATAGATGCGTACGCGTAAGCCATTGTCATGTCCTATGGCTATCTGAGAAGTCCAATACATGCCAGTAGCACCGCCTTCATACTCAACCAGCACGAAATCGTTATCGTCCAAAACGCGGCCAGGAACCATAATGTCCATTTTGGCGAGAACGCGTTTCACTTTGAGGCCGGTCATGGTCGCCACGGCATTTTCTATGTGCGTACCTAAATCGGCAAGACAATTGGATTGGCCGGATTGAGCCGGATCACAGCGCCAGGACCCTTGTTTGCCACCCCAATCCCCTTCACGAGCTAACCATCCCTGTGGATACTCAGCAACGACAGTGCGAATTTTGCCGATTTCGCCTGCTCTGATCACCTCTCTGACGTGTTTTGCTGTCACATATCCCATGTATGTATAAGTAACCATGAAAAACAGATCTTTTTCTTTTGCCAGTTTCTCAAGTTCATAGGCCTGATCAGTGTTGATGGTCAGGGGTTTGTCACAGGCTACATGGATGCCTGCCTCCAAGAATGCCTTGCATATAGGGTGGTGGGTGTTATTCGGGGTTACGACAACCACGAAGTCAATTCCATCGTCGCGCGCTGCCTCGGCCTTCGCCATTTCCTCAAAGTTCCTGTATAGGCGTTTGGGATCTATGCCAAGCGCAGCACCGGTAGCCAGTGTGTTCTCATAGGAACGAGAAAAACATCCCGCTACCAGCGTGGCTTTACCATCTATGTTGATCGCTTTCCTATGTGCTTCGCCAATGAACGCGCCCTGACCGCCACCAACCATGCCATAGCGCAGTACCCGGCACATCAATCGTCCTCCGCAAGCACATCATAGCCAATTCGGTTGTACAGGTCGAGTTGTGGTGGAGTTGCGACTCCAACGGTGACGAATCGTCCTGTACTCCCGGCAGGTTTTCTAGTGCCATGAAGAACACCCGGAGGCGCGTAAAGAACGTCCCCCGCTTTTACAGGAATCCACTTATCGTAGAGGAAAAATTCTCCTTCCCCTTCAAAGCAGAAAACTAGCTCTTCCGAGAGTGGATGAACATGTGGCTCAAATTCCATGCCCGGTAGATGCACGCCACTGGTAATGCCTACATTGCGAGAACCAAGACGTGGCGTTAAGACCAAATGAACCTCGAGCCCTGTCGATTTTGCCCAGTTGTAGCCTTCATGGATGTTGAAGATCCCACCTCTCTCTTGTACTTCTTTCTTTGTTCTGCTCGCCATTTGCCTACCTCCTCTGTAATTTTATCGCACCTACACGGCAAACACTCGCGCAAAGCCCGCACCCATCGCATTTTTCGCGGCCGATAACGGGTTTTTTATCCATGAGTGTGATAGCATCATAAATGCACACATTCTCACATTGTCCACAGGCAACGCATATATCACGCTCGCAGTATGCAAAGTAACGTGTCTCGCGGTCGTACTGCTCCATACTCAGCATATTCTTGCTTGCAACACCGATGATATCAGCAAGCGATTCAATACCTTTGCATTCCATGTATGCATTAATTTCTGCCAGCATCTTTTGCACCCAGGCGTAGCCTTTGAGGTAGACGACCGTGGCAATCTGGACAGTGTTCGCACCGGCGAGCAGGCATTTGATTACGTCACCGCCTGTCATCACCCCTCCAGTTGCGCTGATGGGGGCTTGCACTCGCGGGTAAATGACGATCACCCAGCGTAATATGGTGTAGATTGCCCAACTGCCGCCGTGCCCCGCGAGGCCGCCGAACAGGATCGGCTTCTGAGCATCGATGTCGATTTCGATGCCAGTGGAACGATTCATTATCGTCAGTCCATCGGCGCCGGCCTGATCCAGGCAATAGGCGGTGTACAGCGGGTTCGAAAGCTGCCCCGACATTTTGGGCACTATTGGGATCTTGACTTTCTGTTTACATGCCTGCAAGGCCGCTAGTGTAATGGAATGAATGTCGTTGGAAGGATCACGGATCAGAAGGCCTGTCGGGCAGCTTGGCACTATTTCAATGGCATCTGCTCCTGCTTGTTCGCAAACCAATGCGTACTCTGCCCAACTTTCTGGGTTAATACAGTTGATGCTGGCAATAACTGGGATGGAGACTCGTTGTTTGGTGCGTTGCACTGTTTCGGCGTAATCTTCCAGATCCCCTTGATAGGCCTGTTCGTAACTATAAAAGGTGGTTGATTCATAGCCCTTGATACCGCTGCGCAGTACTGCAAAGCGGGGAAAAGGGTTGTAACGCATCAGTGCTTCTTCTTGCACTGATTTGAGCACAACAGCGCTATAGCCGTTGTCCTCGCACTTTACTGCTTGTTCGACACCGCGGGTTGTGCCCGCCGAGGCGGCAATTATGGGATGCTCGAGTTTTATTCCCGCATAAAAAACCTTTTTGTCCACATGCAGTGCCCTTATAAGGTCTTGATGATATTGCGAATGTACTCCGCGGCACGCACCATTCCCTCGGCAGCGGGTGGTAAGTCAATTTGCTGCCATCTGCGCTCGTATTCCAATGAGATCCAGCCATCATAGCCGATCTCTTTCAATCTCTTCAGAATGGCTGGCCAGTCAAGGATTCCCTCGCCTGGAATGCGCGAGTGCACTGTACGTTCTGATTCAGGAACGAAGGTAACGTTTGAGAATTTGGGTTTTTGAGGACGTCCGCTGCGGTAGACAAGATCTTTGCAATGAACAAAGAATATCTTGTCCTTTAGTAACTCAATCGCTTCCTCGTATTCCTCGGCTGGGAAAAAGGCCAGATTCGCTTGGTCATAGAGCACACCTACATTGGGGTGGTTAATCTCCCTCAAAATCTCTGCCGTCCTTGCCGCAGTAGTGGTCATAGTGCCAAAGTGTGTTTCCAGACAAAGCTTCACATTGCGTTCTGCTGCATAGTCGCCACATTCGCGCATTGATTTCACGAGCGCTTGCAGTTTCTTTTTTCCCGGGTCGGTTTCCCCATCCAAGAACTTGCCTCCGTAGACCCGAATGTGGTGGCAGTCGAGTAAGGCAGCCATGTCAATGATTCGTCTCAGGCCAGCGCACTCCTTTTGGCGTATTTCTTCATCGAGTGAATTATATAGATTGAGATAGGGCGTGAGCCCTGCAACCAATAGGCCTGATTGTTGGACTTTTTCCTTAACAGAAAGCACTTCAGTGTCCGTTGCAGCAAGAGGGATAGCACATCGGTAACCATCAGTCTGTACAATTACTTCAATGCCGTCCAGTCCAATCTGGGCGAAAAATGCGATTGCCTCATCAAGGCTGTATTCTGGTGTGCCCATCGTATGTCCACATATCTTCATCACTTGGAACTCCCCCAGTCTCTTGAGAGATCGGGCAATCCTGCTGCCCGTAATATTTTATCCATCAGCTCATGAGTCCTATATGCGTCTTCAGCGTTAGTAAGCGGTTTCTCGCGCGTCTTGACGCAGTGGAAAAAGTGTTTGATGCAGTCTTCGAAGCCTAGCCGGTGCACCACGGTGCACCAACCCTTATTCAGTGGCGTCATAGTCTGCCCTTCCTCCCGGTCCGGATAGATCACCCTGTAACTGTCAAGATTATCACTGATGGCAGTAATGCCTCCACCGTACATCTCGACATGTTCGCGCCATTGTCCGGCTTCACGTGAGGCCACCAATAGCCCAATTCCACCATCCTTAAATCCAAGCAATGCCGTACAGGCATCCTCGTAGAATGGATCAGCAAACAACGCGCGCGCCTCAACACTTTCGCATTCACCCAAAATATGGCGTAGCAAATCGACCATGTGAATAGCATTTTCTAAAGTTCCACGGAACTCTTTGAATTCGCGACTCTTGTTGGCAATCACCAGATGAGGGCGTCTATTGCCGAAAGCGGCTAAAGCGCGGGTATTGCAGGGTGCAAAACGTCGGTTGAATGCAACCATCAATATCCGCCCAGACTTGACCGCGGCATCTGTCAATAAGGCGCACTCATCCAGGGTCATGGCTAGCGGCTTTTCGCAGAGGACGTCCAGCTTGTGCTCGAGTAAGGGGAGGAGGTATTCCCTGCGCACCGTCTTGGGCGTCAATAGGATTGCACAATCGAGTTCGGTATCCAGAAACTCGTCAAACGTTTTGCATGCCTTTTTTGCGCCAAAACGCGCTGCAGCGCGCTCAGCATTCTGGTACGTTCTGCTGTAGACTGCGGCGATTTCCACGTCCGGCATAGATGCCAGAACCGGGAAATGGGCAATCTGCGCGATAGCACCTGTTCCAATAACCCCGACTCTGATCTTTCTTTGTTCCGTCGTCATGCTCATGATGTATTATCCTCCAAGATAGGCACGCTTGACTTCTTCGTCATTAAAGAGATCGGATGACTTGGCGTGTTTTCGGATTCGACCATTTTCCAGTACGTAGGTGTAGTCGGAGATCATCATGGCTTTGCGTGCATTCTGCTCCACCAGCAAGACCGTGATGCCTGATCGAGCAATGTCAGTGATGATGCCAAAAACCTGATCCACGAGCCGTGGCGCAAGCCCGAGGCTTGGTTCATCCAGCAACAGGATCTGGGGCTCAGCCATCAAACCACGCGCAATGGCTAACATCTGCTGTTCTCCGCCTGATAGCGTTCCAGCCAACTGGGAGCGCCGCTCACCAAGGACCGGAAATAGCTCATACATTTCGAGCATCTTCTTTTTCGCAGTGGAGGCTCTGATGCGCCATGCGCCCATAAGCAGGTTCTCAGCGACCGTTAGATTGACGAAAACGCGACGTCCTTCGGGAACTTGAACAATACCTGCTTTCACAACCTCGTGTGGCGAGGTTGGCAACGGCTTGTTGTGCAGCAGAATCTCACCACTTCGTCGCTTTACAACACCTGATATGGTGTTGAGCAAGGTGCTCTTGCCGGCGCCGTTTGAACCAATGATGGAAACGACCGAGCCTTTTGCGACGAATAAAGTTACATCTTCGAGCGCAACTACGTGATCATAATTCACGCAGAGGTTTCTGATCTCTAACACTCTTGCTGTCCTCTCCGATATACGCCTTGATAACCTCCGGATCGTTGCACACGGTTTGGGGTTTCCCATGTGTTAGCAGATGTCCGAAATTGAGTACGTAAATGTGCTCAGACAGTTCATTCACTACCTGCATGCGGTGCTCGATAATCAGAATTCCGAAATGGAATAGCTCTCTAAGTTCCGCAATCAAGCCAATGAAGGCTACTAATTCGCTAGGGTTAAGTCCTGCTGCAGGCTCGTCTAACATCAATAACTTGGGCTGGCTCACGATGGCACGCGCAAGCTCGACACGACGTTGCAATCCATAAGGGAGGTCGTGAGGGTGCTCGTTTTTGTACTTGGTCAGACCTACGATCTGAAGCGCTTCGAGTGCACGAAGCATGTTCGCCCTGTCGGTGTGGCGTTTGTGTGGCAATGCCAGCATAGCACTGAGCAGCGAGTAGTTGCTGTGCGCGTCAAGCGCAGTCATTACGTTTTCCAGCACGCTAAGTCCCCTGAACAGCCGGATATTCTGAAAGGTGCGTGAAACACCCATGCTGGCAATTTCGTGCTGCGCTTTGCCAACGATATCTTTTCCCATAAAGAGAATCTTGCCCGCGTCGGGCTTGTAGATGCCAGAGATCAAATTAAAGATGGTGGTCTTTCCCGCACCGTTAGGCCCGATAATGCTGATAATTTGGTTGCTGTCCACCGACAGCGAAACGTCTCTAACTGCTCTTACTCCACCGAAACTCTTGGAGAGATTATATACTTCTAGCAACATTTCCATCACCGCTATCCTTGCTCTGCTCCCTGTGTTTGAGGCAGGGCAAAGACCCTCTTGAGGAACCTCATCAGTGTCAGTACAATCCGCTTTATGGTTTTTCTATCGAGCTCCGCCTCGCCAAAAAGCCCCTGCGGGCGGAAGTTGACAATAAAAAGAACAATGATGCAGTAGAGCACAATGCGCAGTGGGTCGGAAAAACGCAGAATTTCAGGAATGAGTCCGAGGACGATTCCGGCAAAGACTGACCCTGTCAGGCTGTTCACTCCGCCGAAAAACACCATGACGATCCACATGGACGATTGAGTCCAGCCGAATGCAGCGGAGTCCAGGTAGGTCGTGGTATGGACATAAAGACAACCACCGAGCGCTGAGATGGCACCTGCCAAGGTAAAGATCAGCAATTTGACCCGTGCCACATTGATGCCCATAGAGGCAGCGGCGAGTTCATCACCCTTGATCGCAATGCACTCGCGGCCGAAGCGAGAGTTTTTGAGGTTCCAGATAAAGATGATCATTAGTATAAACGTGGCAATGATCATAGCCTGATTGGTGTACTTTGGGATTGCCGTGAGTCCCAGAGCTCCGCCAGTGATGCTGGCGGTGTTGTTCAGAAATGCCACCAGCGCTTCGCTAAATCCTAAGCTGACGATGGCAACATAGTCACGGCGCAGCCTTACGGCAGGTAGGCCAATCAGGAAGCCGAACAGCGCGCCCGTCAGTACTGCCGCTGGTATGGTAACAAGCAATGGCATGTGGAAGTACTTGGACAACATAGCTGCAGTATAGCCACCAACTGCCATGAAGGCAGCCTGCCCCATGGAGAACATACCCGTAAGGCCGGTGAGTACGTACACGCCCAGCATTCCTATCATCAAGATGAGAACATTGTTGATAAGAAAGGAATACAGGTAACTTATATATGTTGCAACCACTACCACCTCCCTACCATATCCATTGCTCCTGTTTGCATAGATTTCTCACAAATCCAAAGGCTCCGTGAAATGAGCGATGAACCGCCACTGGGAGCCTGCTTGCTCGTCTAGGTCAAGCAGGCGTACGCTGGCCATGTGCACAGAGGCTATCATCCATTCTCGGCAAAGGCCTACTGGCCACTAGGCTTTTTCCATCGCAAAGACACCTGCAAGACCCTGCGGACGGAGAAACAGGAAGATGAGCATGAAGAAGAAAGTGCCAACTGGCGCAAGGCTAGTGCCGAGAATGACTGAGAAGGCTGTTTCGACCAGACCAAGGATGATCGCAGCAAACAGTGCGCCATTGAGGCTGCCAAGACCACCGATGACACAGACCATGAAACCTTTGACAGTGTACATGCTGCCAATCTGAGGCGAAAGGATGGTTCGGATTCCAACGAACACTCCAGAAACTCCAGCAAGCGCGCCAGCGATAAAGAAGGTTGCCAAAACAATCAAGTCCACATTGACGCCCATCAGGCTCGTGGTACGTGGATCCATGGATAGGGCACGGACGGCCATGCCGAAGCGGGTCTTGTGCAAGATCAAGATCAAGATGCCAAGCATGACCGCTGCGACTGTGAGCATCATGAAGTTGGATATATCTAGGCTAACGCCTCCGAATTGAACAAATCGCTGTTTGAAAAAATTGGGATAGGAATAGAAAAGGCCGCTGAACTTGAGCGCAACCAGGTTCTGCAGGAGCATGCCCATTGTAATGGAAGAAACAAAGAACAGCAGAACTTGTTTCGAGGACTTGCGCAGGCGATGAAAGCTGATGAGCTCTACTATGATGTTAATTATCCCACCGCATAAGGCGGCAACAGCCAGAGTCAGCCAGAGGTTGGCGCCTATAATCCTGGTGGCGAGCAGCCCCAAATAGGCACTGCACACCATGGTACCACCATGTGCAAAGTTCGAAAACTTCAAGATGCTGAATATCAGAGCCCAGCCCACGGCAATAATGGCATACATGGCGCCATTGGAGACGCCGCCAATCAGCAACTGCAGATAGTAGTTGAGGTTCATAGGATCCACTCCCGTCCATACCTAGAGGAGACTTGCCCCTGCCAAACCACGATGCAGGGGCAAGTCCGCTCTTGGTTTACGGTAGGAATCTTAGTTCTAATGCTTGAGATACTCGGGAACGTAATAGCCCAAGTTCTTGTATCCACCGTTTTCGATGTTGTAGATGCACATGCCAAGTCCCAGAGGCATGTGAGTCTTGGGATCGATGCTGAAGTTGTCCGTGATGAGGCATTTGACGCCTGAAATATTCTCGAGAGCGTCGCGAATAGCCGCACGGTCGTCGCTGCCAGCCTTCTCGATGGCGGCCTTTGTGACCAGGATGGTATCATAGGCGATCCAGGACTTGGGCGTCGGCTTCTCGTTGTAAGCCGCGACATAGGCGGCTGTCACATCGGCAAGGTGAGGAGCCTCCATATCCAGGTTAACCGGGAAGTAGATGCGGCTCGCTGCCTTGGGATCAGACACGAGAGTCGCGAAAGGATAGCTGAAGTCGAGGCTTCCGCACTGCACGATATCCATGCCCATCTGGTACATCTGATTGGTCGCCACAACGAGAAGCTGAGTGTTGCAAGCGTTGAACAGGAATTCTGCCCCGCTGTTCTTGATGGCCGTGAGCTGCACCGTCAGATCGGTGTCGGCGATCTTGCATTTCTGAATGGTCTTGATCTCGATGCCGACCTTGCTGGCATAATCCAGAAATGCATTGGCCTGTGTAACGCAGTAGGCATGATCCTCAGCGATGAGAACCGCGGCCTTCTTCAGCCCCAGCACTTCAAATGGGTAGGCGCCCCCGATAATGCCGGTCTGAATAGCGGACGGCTGCACGAGGAACATGTAGGGATGCAAGGAATCGAGCTTCTCGCCCAGCATACATCGCGGGTCGCCAAACTGACCGAAGAAGACAAGGCCCTTCTCGTCCGCTACAGGCGCAACCGCAAGGCCAACGTTAGAGAAGGGAGGGCCCACAACGATAGCTGCTTTGTCCACGTCAGCCAGGCGCTTGAAGAGCGAAATGGCTTCCT
Coding sequences:
- a CDS encoding branched-chain amino acid ABC transporter permease encodes the protein MNLNYYLQLLIGGVSNGAMYAIIAVGWALIFSILKFSNFAHGGTMVCSAYLGLLATRIIGANLWLTLAVAALCGGIINIIVELISFHRLRKSSKQVLLFFVSSITMGMLLQNLVALKFSGLFYSYPNFFKQRFVQFGGVSLDISNFMMLTVAAVMLGILILILHKTRFGMAVRALSMDPRTTSLMGVNVDLIVLATFFIAGALAGVSGVFVGIRTILSPQIGSMYTVKGFMVCVIGGLGSLNGALFAAIILGLVETAFSVILGTSLAPVGTFFFMLIFLFLRPQGLAGVFAMEKA
- a CDS encoding ABC transporter substrate-binding protein is translated as MKKLLATLLALMLVASLLAACAQPAQPTPTKPPAPTAKPPEPTAQPTQEVKAPIIIGGITDLTGNGSVLGTAVARGWELAVNDINAKGGILGRQVKLIVYDCRSDPQEAISLFKRLADVDKAAIVVGPPFSNVGLAVAPVADEKGLVFFGQFGDPRCMLGEKLDSLHPYMFLVQPSAIQTGIIGGAYPFEVLGLKKAAVLIAEDHAYCVTQANAFLDYASKVGIEIKTIQKCKIADTDLTVQLTAIKNSGAEFLFNACNTQLLVVATNQMYQMGMDIVQCGSLDFSYPFATLVSDPKAASRIYFPVNLDMEAPHLADVTAAYVAAYNEKPTPKSWIAYDTILVTKAAIEKAGSDDRAAIRDALENISGVKCLITDNFSIDPKTHMPLGLGMCIYNIENGGYKNLGYYVPEYLKH